Proteins encoded within one genomic window of Methanosarcina barkeri str. Wiesmoor:
- a CDS encoding YhbY family RNA-binding protein produces the protein MEKEKLYKLKAEANQLSPILNIGKNGITDTLIEELNKQIKANRLVKIRVLKSAEEGKDLKAIAEEIAAATRSTVIEVRGRTVVLYR, from the coding sequence ATGGAGAAAGAAAAGTTATACAAGTTAAAAGCCGAAGCAAATCAGCTTTCCCCTATTCTTAATATCGGAAAGAATGGAATAACGGACACTCTGATCGAGGAACTGAACAAGCAGATAAAAGCTAACAGGCTTGTGAAGATAAGGGTACTGAAAAGCGCTGAAGAAGGAAAAGACTTAAAGGCTATCGCGGAAGAAATTGCCGCTGCTACGAGATCCACTGTGATAGAGGTACGGGGAAGAACCGTGGTCCTGTACAGGTAA
- the alaS gene encoding alanine--tRNA ligase, whose product MLEDEYQLEFFKNNGFVRKQCQSCGKFFWTRDLDRKTCGDAPCDPYTFIGNPIFSREFDISQMREYYLSFFEEKGHTRINRYPVVARWRDDLYLTIASIADFQPFVTSGQVPPPANPLTISQPCIRLNDLDSVGRSGRHLTTFEMMAHHAFNKRDHEIYWKEHAMELCDELLTSLKLDPLAVSYKEEPWAGGGNAGPCVEVLVHGLELATLVFMDLKADKKGDVLIKGETYSKMDNYIVDTGYGLERFVWASKGSPTIYDALFPGIVNELMGLAGLEHELDNSEYANILAQNARLAGFMDVSEQSNLLELRKKVASSIGMTVDKLSAIMEPVEKVYAITDHTRCLTFMLGDGIIPSNVKAGYLARLVIRRTLRMMDDLDIRIPLSEIMDMHIKNMPEYPEFRENFPVIQDILVSEEEKFRNTMEKGRRIIQKSASHFKKTGEKIPLSQLTELYDSHGIPPEMAKEVASEIGVGVEFPDNFYSIIGELHNKAEEKEEEVVPFADRLKHLPKTKRSFYDEPTRLEFEAVVLDIFDNNIVLDNTFFYAEGGGQPADMGTIATAYAVYKVVDVQVYDGVIVHTIENPDGNLDIRKGDIVNGKVDEKRRMTLARHHTATHIVNDAARKVLGTHIWQAGAQKFEDHSRLDLSHYKHISPDELKQIELLANRMVMENKRVVTEWMSRTEAEQEYGFGLYQGGVPPGEKIRVVKVGDDVEACAGTHCVSTGVVGPIKILRTERIQDGVERVEFAAGVAAVRAMQKIDSLLSDSAKTLSVPPEQLPASVERFFGEWKDLKKENEKLKEEIARARVYRLLGGASEVAGLKVIAEFIPEADSLELQKTATELLKHEDVVTLLASDAEGVKLVASAGQKALSCGINAGSLVREMSKLVSGGGGGKPALAMGGGTDPSKIQDALARGLELVKEACK is encoded by the coding sequence ATGCTTGAAGATGAATATCAACTTGAATTTTTCAAAAATAACGGGTTCGTCCGGAAGCAGTGCCAGTCATGTGGCAAATTCTTCTGGACACGTGACCTTGACCGAAAGACATGCGGAGATGCGCCCTGCGACCCTTATACCTTTATAGGAAACCCGATTTTTTCCAGGGAATTTGATATCTCCCAGATGCGTGAGTATTACCTCTCATTCTTTGAGGAGAAAGGGCACACAAGGATCAACCGTTATCCTGTAGTTGCCCGCTGGAGAGATGACCTTTATCTTACCATTGCGTCCATTGCAGACTTTCAGCCTTTCGTAACCTCAGGACAGGTTCCCCCACCTGCAAATCCCCTAACGATTTCCCAGCCCTGCATTCGCCTGAACGACCTGGACTCAGTAGGCAGGAGTGGGCGCCATCTTACAACGTTTGAAATGATGGCACATCACGCCTTCAATAAAAGGGATCACGAAATCTACTGGAAGGAACATGCCATGGAACTTTGTGATGAACTCCTTACCTCACTTAAATTAGATCCCCTGGCTGTAAGTTACAAGGAAGAGCCCTGGGCAGGCGGAGGAAATGCAGGGCCCTGCGTTGAGGTTCTTGTGCACGGGCTTGAGCTTGCTACTCTTGTTTTCATGGACCTGAAAGCCGACAAAAAAGGTGACGTCCTCATCAAAGGTGAGACCTATTCGAAGATGGATAACTACATCGTGGATACAGGATACGGGCTCGAACGTTTCGTCTGGGCTTCAAAGGGTTCACCTACCATCTATGATGCACTTTTCCCTGGCATAGTAAACGAACTCATGGGGCTTGCAGGACTTGAGCATGAACTGGACAACTCCGAATATGCAAATATTCTGGCCCAGAATGCTCGGCTTGCAGGGTTTATGGATGTAAGTGAACAGTCAAACCTTCTGGAACTCAGGAAAAAAGTCGCTTCAAGCATCGGAATGACCGTGGATAAACTCTCGGCTATAATGGAACCTGTAGAAAAGGTCTATGCAATTACTGACCATACACGCTGTCTGACTTTCATGCTTGGAGACGGGATTATTCCCTCGAATGTCAAAGCAGGGTATCTTGCAAGGCTTGTCATCAGGCGGACTTTACGCATGATGGACGACCTTGACATCCGTATCCCACTTTCCGAGATTATGGATATGCATATCAAGAATATGCCGGAGTATCCCGAATTCAGGGAAAATTTCCCGGTTATACAGGATATCCTGGTGTCTGAAGAAGAGAAGTTCCGTAATACAATGGAGAAAGGCCGCAGGATAATTCAGAAATCGGCATCTCATTTCAAGAAAACCGGGGAAAAGATTCCTTTATCTCAGTTAACTGAACTTTACGATTCCCACGGAATCCCACCCGAGATGGCAAAAGAAGTAGCATCCGAAATCGGAGTGGGCGTAGAGTTCCCTGACAACTTCTATTCCATTATTGGTGAACTGCATAACAAGGCTGAGGAAAAGGAAGAAGAAGTAGTTCCATTTGCAGATCGGCTTAAGCACCTCCCGAAGACAAAGCGCAGCTTCTATGACGAGCCCACGCGCCTGGAATTCGAGGCCGTTGTACTGGATATCTTTGACAACAATATAGTGCTGGATAACACCTTTTTCTACGCCGAAGGCGGTGGACAGCCTGCAGATATGGGAACAATCGCTACCGCGTATGCAGTATACAAGGTTGTGGACGTCCAGGTCTACGACGGCGTAATAGTACATACCATAGAGAACCCTGACGGGAATCTTGATATCCGCAAGGGTGACATTGTCAATGGTAAAGTGGACGAAAAGCGCAGGATGACCCTTGCCAGACACCACACGGCAACCCATATCGTAAACGATGCAGCCAGGAAAGTTCTTGGAACACACATCTGGCAGGCCGGTGCCCAGAAGTTTGAGGACCACTCAAGGCTTGACCTTTCTCATTACAAGCATATCTCTCCTGATGAACTGAAGCAGATAGAGCTCCTGGCAAATCGCATGGTTATGGAAAACAAGCGTGTTGTTACCGAGTGGATGTCAAGGACTGAAGCCGAGCAGGAATACGGCTTTGGGCTCTATCAGGGTGGAGTGCCTCCAGGAGAAAAAATTAGAGTTGTAAAGGTCGGAGACGATGTTGAGGCCTGTGCAGGTACGCACTGTGTCAGTACAGGAGTTGTCGGCCCGATTAAGATCCTGAGAACCGAGAGGATCCAGGATGGAGTTGAAAGAGTTGAGTTTGCAGCAGGAGTTGCAGCCGTACGTGCCATGCAAAAGATAGATTCGCTTCTGTCAGATTCCGCAAAGACCCTTAGTGTGCCTCCAGAGCAGCTTCCTGCAAGTGTTGAGCGTTTCTTTGGGGAATGGAAAGACCTCAAGAAAGAAAACGAGAAACTCAAGGAAGAAATTGCCCGCGCCAGGGTTTACAGGCTGCTTGGAGGAGCTTCTGAGGTTGCAGGCCTCAAGGTTATTGCCGAATTCATTCCCGAAGCCGATTCCCTTGAACTCCAGAAGACCGCTACTGAACTCCTGAAACATGAAGACGTGGTAACTCTTCTCGCAAGTGATGCCGAAGGAGTTAAACTCGTTGCATCTGCCGGGCAAAAAGCCTTAAGTTGTGGAATCAATGCCGGCAGCCTTGTCCGCGAGATGTCGAAGCTTGTAAGCGGCGGCGGAGGCGGAAAGCCTGCCCTTGCTATGGGCGGTGGAACCGACCCCTCAAAAATTCAGGACGCGCTTGCCCGTGGGCTTGAACTCGTAAAAGAAGCTTGCAAATAA
- a CDS encoding class I SAM-dependent methyltransferase gives MIKRVSVCVASRSSAFFFYQSSLNLINYLLLLIDVARRKQFEKPLHGDKESLRFATPEPIARYRAQRLRCKILADISCGIGGQTVFFAQQCEFVYAVEIDPKKIEYAKQNCAMYGLDNVKFICGDALDPKVIEQIPAVDVIFSDPFRPAEESERHVSSLEPGIPNVLAAYGEKTRNFAFEAPPQMPPERIPFDCEKEYISLDGQLNRLTLYFGGLKQYDRMAVALPAGEGLVSKYGLSQVRETDKMKLNAYEPEPSVVAAGLLPELVESMMQMAGPLMGGFELFRVDNKRLLLTSDALIKQSMIKNHYLVLKICPFEPKEINKFLKGQNIGSVVLRAGVKPEEYWEVRNEVEKGLEGNKTVHLFVKNGTAILCEVIFND, from the coding sequence GTGATCAAGCGAGTGAGCGTTTGCGTAGCGAGCAGAAGCTCTGCATTCTTCTTTTATCAGTCGTCTTTAAATCTCATAAACTATCTACTACTCCTGATCGACGTGGCACGGAGAAAACAATTTGAGAAGCCCCTGCATGGGGATAAGGAAAGCCTGCGCTTTGCGACCCCTGAGCCAATTGCCCGCTACAGGGCGCAGCGTTTGAGATGTAAAATTCTGGCTGACATAAGCTGTGGGATAGGAGGGCAAACCGTCTTTTTTGCCCAGCAGTGCGAGTTCGTGTATGCAGTGGAAATCGACCCCAAAAAAATCGAGTATGCAAAACAGAACTGCGCAATGTACGGGCTTGACAACGTGAAATTCATTTGCGGGGACGCTCTTGACCCGAAAGTCATAGAGCAAATCCCGGCCGTTGACGTAATCTTTTCTGATCCCTTCCGCCCGGCCGAAGAAAGCGAAAGGCATGTCTCAAGCCTTGAGCCTGGAATTCCGAATGTACTGGCTGCTTACGGTGAAAAAACCCGAAATTTTGCTTTTGAAGCTCCGCCCCAGATGCCGCCTGAAAGGATTCCTTTTGACTGCGAAAAAGAATACATCTCTCTGGACGGGCAGCTCAACCGCCTAACCCTTTACTTCGGCGGGCTGAAGCAGTATGACCGGATGGCTGTGGCTCTGCCTGCAGGCGAAGGACTGGTTTCAAAATATGGGCTCTCGCAGGTAAGGGAAACTGACAAAATGAAACTTAACGCCTACGAGCCTGAACCATCGGTAGTTGCAGCCGGACTGCTGCCTGAGCTTGTGGAATCCATGATGCAGATGGCAGGGCCTCTTATGGGAGGTTTTGAGCTTTTCAGGGTTGACAATAAAAGGCTTTTATTGACCTCGGATGCCCTGATAAAACAGTCCATGATCAAAAATCATTACCTTGTACTGAAGATCTGCCCCTTTGAACCAAAAGAGATCAATAAATTCTTAAAAGGCCAGAATATCGGGAGTGTTGTACTCAGGGCAGGAGTAAAGCCCGAAGAATACTGGGAAGTGCGTAACGAGGTTGAAAAAGGCCTTGAAGGAAATAAAACCGTGCATCTCTTTGTAAAAAATGGGACTGCAATTCTTTGTGAAGTTATCTTTAATGATTGA
- a CDS encoding hydrolase — protein MTTNLETPECCPRFDPAPWDGKLFEWNNKRFIKDSVTTQFYMPLNFGEVITRMNEKVARADAEMPDWLCLSDHTSESNMDIYLAVNKEVDGAENVTLSGKFSSKVYEGDFEKTGEWCQDFEAYAKSQGLEIKKWYMWYTTCPACAEKYGKNYVVIVAEVE, from the coding sequence ATGACCACCAACCTCGAAACTCCTGAATGTTGTCCCCGTTTTGACCCAGCCCCATGGGACGGAAAATTGTTTGAATGGAACAATAAAAGGTTCATCAAGGACTCGGTTACCACGCAGTTTTACATGCCTCTAAATTTTGGAGAGGTAATAACGCGGATGAACGAAAAAGTCGCCAGGGCAGACGCAGAAATGCCGGACTGGCTCTGTTTGTCAGACCACACCTCAGAAAGCAACATGGACATTTATCTGGCTGTTAATAAAGAAGTAGACGGCGCCGAAAATGTAACACTGAGCGGGAAATTTTCGAGCAAAGTCTATGAGGGAGACTTTGAAAAAACAGGAGAATGGTGCCAGGACTTTGAAGCCTACGCAAAAAGCCAGGGCCTGGAAATCAAGAAATGGTATATGTGGTATACTACCTGTCCAGCCTGTGCCGAAAAATACGGGAAAAACTACGTTGTTATTGTGGCTGAAGTTGAATAA
- a CDS encoding RAMP superfamily CRISPR-associated protein — MAWSLYRVSLRLLSPVHIGWKKTDNLQQTRPYVPAKTMWGALTARLARDSGSFNYEEVGNEVAENLRFSYFYPTIINNEIGKVPTKIDIFPWENIDDFSWKYLNSSQNTALNQKTAEEGSLHETENISHKTRNGDSVYLLGYIFEKEGFDLKWKESLKKIQIGGERGYGWGNMEIIEISKLLEKIIFDGYAVNLSGDHPIINVIKENKYVLAHVITKNLNLNGLVEPFVGRETSKNKYFGGKYSNAEICWMPGSTVIKNEEFEILPTGLWRICI; from the coding sequence ATGGCATGGTCCCTCTATCGTGTGAGTTTACGTCTTCTTTCTCCAGTTCATATCGGATGGAAAAAAACAGATAATTTACAGCAGACACGGCCTTATGTTCCTGCCAAAACTATGTGGGGTGCATTGACTGCAAGGCTAGCTAGAGATTCTGGAAGTTTTAACTATGAAGAAGTTGGAAATGAAGTAGCAGAAAATCTAAGATTCAGTTATTTTTACCCTACAATAATAAATAATGAAATTGGTAAAGTCCCTACTAAGATTGATATTTTTCCGTGGGAAAATATTGATGATTTTTCCTGGAAGTACCTGAATAGTTCCCAAAATACTGCTCTAAATCAAAAAACAGCAGAAGAAGGTTCACTCCACGAGACCGAAAACATCTCCCATAAAACGCGTAATGGAGATTCCGTTTATCTATTAGGTTATATTTTCGAAAAAGAAGGATTTGACTTAAAATGGAAAGAGTCATTGAAAAAAATCCAGATTGGAGGGGAACGTGGGTATGGATGGGGAAACATGGAAATTATAGAGATATCCAAACTCTTAGAAAAAATCATTTTTGATGGATACGCTGTAAATTTAAGTGGCGACCATCCAATTATAAATGTCATTAAAGAAAATAAATATGTATTAGCGCATGTCATTACGAAAAATTTGAATTTAAATGGTTTGGTAGAACCTTTTGTTGGTAGAGAGACATCGAAAAATAAATATTTTGGTGGAAAATATTCAAATGCTGAGATTTGCTGGATGCCTGGAAGCACTGTAATTAAAAATGAGGAATTCGAAATTCTACCTACAGGATTATGGAGAATATGCATTTAA
- the cmr4 gene encoding type III-B CRISPR module RAMP protein Cmr4, with the protein MGKSNKLYTQQLYLFMALDPVHIGTGQSQLGRVDNTIVREPGTNLPKIPGTSLMGAARHYASMKYGKPEAAGQHKNLKAKDPKKCPIIYTFGTYTETEGGQQGKISISDAQILLFPVNSIAGPLWVSTKEVLEIAGFSIPDTVELSDESVFTSVNWEKDTLNLGWLSLKAVTGLKITPPDVIKENNKWNSIANRLSIVSSKLFSQIVNSNLEVRTSVAINPETGAAEDKALFTYEAIPRTTWLFFDVVQDDYMSKFPVTDKQFKGETENIGDSLGETWDSPMDVLNAGFHLIEYLGIGGMITRGFGRMKQICSWEVCENES; encoded by the coding sequence ATGGGTAAATCAAACAAACTTTATACTCAACAACTTTATCTATTCATGGCACTGGACCCTGTTCATATAGGTACTGGACAATCCCAACTTGGAAGAGTTGATAACACAATAGTTAGGGAGCCTGGAACAAATCTTCCAAAAATTCCAGGAACAAGTTTAATGGGAGCAGCGCGTCACTATGCCTCAATGAAATATGGGAAACCAGAAGCAGCTGGCCAGCATAAAAATTTAAAGGCAAAAGACCCAAAAAAATGTCCAATAATCTATACATTTGGTACATATACAGAAACCGAGGGGGGTCAGCAAGGTAAAATTAGCATTAGTGATGCACAAATTTTGCTATTTCCAGTAAATTCTATTGCAGGACCTCTATGGGTTAGTACAAAAGAAGTTCTTGAAATTGCCGGATTTTCTATACCAGATACTGTTGAGCTTTCTGATGAAAGCGTATTTACTTCTGTGAATTGGGAAAAAGACACATTAAATCTTGGGTGGCTTTCACTGAAAGCGGTTACCGGATTAAAAATAACTCCTCCAGATGTCATTAAAGAAAACAATAAATGGAATTCTATAGCTAACCGACTTTCAATTGTATCTTCCAAGTTATTTTCTCAAATCGTCAACAGTAACCTTGAAGTTCGTACTTCGGTCGCCATAAATCCAGAAACTGGAGCAGCTGAAGATAAAGCTTTGTTTACTTATGAAGCAATCCCTAGAACGACTTGGTTATTTTTTGATGTAGTACAAGACGATTATATGAGTAAGTTTCCTGTAACTGACAAACAATTCAAAGGCGAAACAGAAAACATCGGTGATTCACTTGGAGAAACTTGGGACTCGCCAATGGATGTTTTGAACGCAGGCTTTCATTTGATAGAGTATCTGGGTATCGGTGGAATGATTACCAGAGGATTTGGGAGGATGAAACAAATATGTTCCTGGGAGGTTTGTGAGAATGAATCTTGA
- a CDS encoding CRISPR-associated protein Csx11, whose protein sequence is MSPDLKILADNKKALHLAEIAAWLHDMRKCSDKFLIGNSLDRQLDSTEKNSEVTHFLKDIKTRFKKIEIDFSEVNPIFEKVTLNKLIEKGRPETLKKENLQKKYPWIVKALGRCHGAAHIEKENVSEELFKQYKDYTMISNPFGFEKGIEELTPKLTSIPYDKINDRSFFVKSLVESFDYALGETRRPTNEVTLTDWSGIVAALYKSALAGSLLLGEKTDPLNLKWQFLVIKFNSEQIWGNAQNIPILATRKEMLTKGLDRVKVLLEEKYPLGNEVYRDQNNSLYVVPSIPNLLEYTISEESKTQLKQLIANEFAVDEEHNFGFKGEVILTTDIDNQAWCGQEPNNEDKEKNEIPPIARILSNDELCSPADVNAVENFWKDVSDCGICTISWLRPQGPTSKGFNRKASDCWVKRVTWRASEWYHSLDNTIWIDEVADSNGRICLLTGRLDLLEWLKPDGYISTIKVGSDANGKVIPKTPSFARMHRIWRTTKKFWEDAKEDLAKKIGRVDNRLKIFGNFQSENNNSLKRDHSYKAMLDRIGFSIFCGRNNEFLIIENLTELANKFDFDSGKSTDKSPTEYLKKYLSNKKVKIYDSEGKKRLNPIGCLKILKIDEENTSYVPVIPILAEPSIFMTIIPADKALEASILIKTKYEEEMGKVRNRLPLSLGMVFAKSHTPLAALMDAGRRMLRKSNKDRSVNEDKWILEEDPIENDNKFTLKFNNGTKWEISSKMGDEITTDYWYPYFYAQGNFQERSNSFMHSFRNYENFNRWLIHVSELKKGDTVSILPSKFDFEFLDSASRRFEICYDEKGYRRDSLKALRPYLLEELDNFTYLWDLCSKNLSNTQIKNVITLVEKKREEWAVGEDTTVFETFVHDVLYNANWNNGRRPDDAKMSELEDAAKSGKLRDILELYMNILKYRAEEPFGGI, encoded by the coding sequence ATGAGTCCTGATCTCAAAATCCTTGCTGACAATAAGAAAGCATTACATTTAGCTGAGATTGCTGCTTGGTTGCATGACATGAGAAAGTGTAGTGATAAATTTTTGATCGGGAATTCTTTGGATCGCCAATTAGACTCTACTGAAAAGAACAGTGAAGTTACCCATTTTCTTAAAGATATAAAGACCAGATTTAAGAAAATCGAAATTGATTTTTCTGAAGTAAATCCTATTTTCGAAAAAGTAACGTTAAATAAGCTTATTGAAAAAGGCCGGCCTGAAACTCTAAAAAAAGAAAATCTGCAAAAAAAATATCCTTGGATTGTAAAGGCCTTAGGTCGTTGTCATGGTGCAGCACATATTGAAAAAGAAAATGTTTCTGAAGAATTATTTAAGCAATACAAAGATTACACAATGATCAGCAATCCATTTGGATTTGAAAAAGGAATAGAAGAGCTTACTCCTAAATTAACAAGCATTCCATATGATAAAATAAATGATAGATCTTTTTTTGTAAAGTCATTAGTTGAATCCTTTGATTATGCACTAGGGGAAACCAGAAGACCTACAAATGAGGTTACACTTACTGATTGGTCAGGTATTGTTGCTGCGTTATATAAATCTGCTTTAGCGGGTTCATTGCTTCTGGGAGAAAAAACAGATCCTCTAAATCTAAAGTGGCAATTTTTAGTAATAAAGTTTAATTCCGAGCAGATATGGGGAAATGCTCAAAATATACCAATATTAGCAACAAGAAAAGAAATGTTAACAAAGGGATTAGATAGGGTGAAAGTTCTACTTGAAGAAAAATATCCATTAGGGAACGAAGTATATCGAGATCAAAATAACAGTCTGTATGTTGTACCCAGTATTCCAAATCTATTGGAGTATACAATTTCTGAAGAAAGTAAAACACAACTAAAGCAATTAATAGCAAATGAATTTGCAGTTGATGAAGAACATAACTTCGGATTTAAAGGCGAAGTCATTCTCACTACTGACATTGATAATCAAGCATGGTGTGGGCAAGAACCGAATAATGAAGATAAAGAAAAGAACGAAATTCCACCTATAGCACGAATTCTCTCTAATGATGAACTTTGCTCTCCAGCAGATGTTAATGCGGTTGAGAATTTTTGGAAAGATGTTTCTGATTGTGGGATATGTACTATCTCTTGGTTACGTCCTCAGGGGCCCACTTCAAAGGGATTTAACAGAAAAGCTTCAGATTGCTGGGTCAAGAGGGTAACTTGGAGAGCGAGTGAGTGGTATCATAGTCTCGATAACACAATATGGATTGATGAGGTTGCTGATTCAAACGGTAGAATTTGCCTACTAACTGGCAGATTAGACCTCTTAGAATGGCTAAAACCAGACGGGTATATTTCTACCATAAAGGTAGGATCTGACGCAAATGGCAAAGTCATTCCAAAAACTCCATCTTTTGCTCGTATGCACAGGATTTGGAGAACAACTAAGAAATTCTGGGAAGATGCAAAGGAAGATTTAGCGAAAAAAATAGGTCGTGTTGACAATAGACTGAAGATTTTTGGAAATTTTCAATCTGAAAATAATAATTCCCTTAAAAGAGATCATTCTTATAAAGCTATGTTAGACAGAATCGGTTTCAGCATTTTTTGTGGTAGAAATAATGAATTTCTTATAATCGAGAACCTAACGGAATTAGCTAATAAATTTGATTTTGATTCAGGAAAATCTACTGATAAAAGCCCTACAGAATATCTTAAAAAATATCTTTCTAATAAAAAAGTTAAAATCTATGACTCTGAGGGAAAAAAACGCTTAAATCCGATAGGATGCTTGAAAATACTAAAAATTGACGAAGAAAACACTTCTTATGTTCCTGTAATTCCTATATTAGCTGAACCAAGTATATTTATGACTATTATTCCAGCAGATAAAGCTCTTGAAGCATCCATACTAATAAAAACAAAATACGAAGAGGAAATGGGTAAAGTAAGGAATCGTTTGCCTTTAAGTCTTGGGATGGTATTTGCTAAGTCACACACTCCCCTAGCAGCTTTAATGGATGCAGGCCGCAGGATGCTGCGCAAATCAAATAAAGATAGATCAGTGAATGAGGATAAATGGATATTGGAAGAAGATCCAATTGAAAACGATAATAAATTCACTCTTAAATTTAACAATGGAACAAAGTGGGAAATTAGTTCAAAAATGGGGGATGAAATAACTACTGATTACTGGTACCCCTATTTTTATGCTCAGGGAAATTTTCAGGAACGATCTAACTCCTTTATGCATTCCTTTAGAAATTATGAGAATTTCAATAGATGGCTGATTCATGTTAGTGAGTTAAAAAAAGGAGATACAGTAAGTATTTTGCCTTCTAAATTTGATTTCGAATTTCTAGATTCAGCTTCCCGCAGATTTGAAATTTGTTACGATGAAAAAGGATATAGAAGAGACAGTTTGAAAGCTCTAAGACCATATCTTCTTGAAGAACTTGATAATTTCACTTATTTATGGGATCTATGCTCCAAAAATTTATCAAATACGCAGATAAAAAATGTAATTACTCTTGTTGAAAAAAAAAGGGAAGAGTGGGCTGTTGGGGAAGATACAACTGTTTTTGAAACTTTTGTTCATGATGTTCTTTACAATGCAAACTGGAACAATGGAAGAAGACCAGATGATGCAAAAATGAGTGAATTAGAAGATGCAGCAAAGTCTGGAAAATTGAGGGATATTTTGGAGTTATACATGAATATTTTAAAATATAGAGCAGAGGAACCTTTTGGAGGAATTTGA
- a CDS encoding RAMP superfamily CRISPR-associated protein, whose product MNIDWGSVLYQQEKASINDLKIIVEEIDKAGKENKEELEKKLEIKLKGLILPNEYLAYHYMATINQKLSDNFREVWQKQNLKVNLEEVIEKWELTKYIKDNFICPEVNISTLPSYSFILNFMFKLKKPYISLDENDFHIIDNPLRKDKVLHLPFVSPSSWKGSLRNSLWQLNYDYENDKIRRIFGNERSPISEDIALRMGRLCFFPTFFTKKSLEIINPHDRKRRVGTVPILMESVPQDTTGFFTLLYVPFDLIGCDEKEIRKQVSEDIQLVSEGLKSMFTYYGFGAKTSSGYGTTYENITDGTITLRNKSVKVSVQEEKFEFPKDSYKKFLDENGILKDEFRGKNGGPLSNSELGNFNGSQKEFKKFKTWYNDNIEKWQKYLKSQNTPTSEWPTWRFEGFSELIDVSKNIATSLESSGVHNES is encoded by the coding sequence TTGAATATTGATTGGGGTTCAGTTCTTTATCAACAGGAAAAAGCCTCTATAAATGATCTCAAAATAATTGTTGAGGAAATCGATAAGGCAGGAAAGGAAAACAAAGAAGAATTAGAAAAAAAGTTAGAGATCAAACTTAAGGGCCTAATTTTGCCCAATGAATATCTAGCTTATCATTACATGGCTACCATTAATCAAAAATTGTCAGATAATTTCCGAGAAGTATGGCAGAAACAGAATTTGAAAGTTAATTTAGAAGAAGTTATCGAAAAATGGGAACTTACAAAATACATTAAAGACAATTTCATATGTCCAGAGGTAAATATTTCTACGCTACCCAGTTACTCCTTTATTCTCAATTTTATGTTCAAACTTAAAAAGCCCTATATATCCCTTGATGAAAACGATTTTCACATAATTGATAATCCTCTGAGAAAAGATAAAGTTCTACATCTCCCATTTGTCTCGCCTTCCTCTTGGAAAGGAAGTCTCAGAAACTCTCTCTGGCAACTTAATTATGATTATGAAAACGATAAGATAAGACGTATTTTCGGAAACGAGAGATCTCCAATCTCCGAAGATATAGCTCTAAGGATGGGAAGACTATGTTTTTTCCCTACTTTTTTTACCAAAAAATCATTGGAAATAATTAATCCTCATGACCGAAAGCGTAGAGTTGGGACAGTGCCAATTCTAATGGAAAGCGTTCCGCAAGATACAACGGGTTTTTTTACACTTTTATATGTTCCTTTTGACTTGATTGGATGTGATGAAAAAGAGATCAGAAAGCAGGTTTCAGAAGATATACAATTGGTCTCAGAGGGGTTAAAATCGATGTTTACTTATTATGGATTTGGAGCCAAAACATCAAGTGGATATGGGACAACATATGAAAATATCACAGATGGTACGATCACTTTAAGAAACAAAAGTGTAAAAGTTTCGGTTCAAGAAGAAAAATTTGAGTTTCCAAAAGATTCTTATAAAAAATTCCTTGATGAAAATGGAATTTTAAAAGATGAATTCAGGGGTAAAAATGGTGGGCCTCTTAGTAATTCAGAGTTAGGTAATTTTAATGGAAGTCAGAAGGAATTTAAGAAATTCAAAACATGGTACAATGATAATATCGAAAAGTGGCAGAAATATCTGAAATCTCAAAATACCCCTACATCTGAATGGCCAACATGGAGATTTGAAGGTTTCTCAGAATTAATTGATGTTTCCAAAAATATTGCTACTTCTTTAGAATCTTCGGGGGTACACAATGAGTCCTGA